From the Corallococcus silvisoli genome, one window contains:
- the mrpC gene encoding Crp/Fnr family transcriptional regulator MrpC, producing MHGFNRPLGPIGSNVVAPLQATSSGMMVTANKLVPGQEAIDFKGYFKVESFPHNSTIYRPGDTSDRVYLLKSGRVRLMRIGKNSTRSVVSILRPGDLFGELFRPEGTPIEEMAVAAGEAEVWSIEGRDFRAQLEARPALAVDVVRAYADRVRSLRKRVLGLTFKEVPARLADTLLTLVEAHGERCPHGGETDLRGITQQDLADLVGASRSFVSTLINEMKREGVLGNVGRILCVRDQKALRKLASKEK from the coding sequence ATGCACGGCTTCAACCGCCCTCTCGGCCCCATCGGTTCCAATGTCGTGGCGCCGCTGCAGGCGACGTCCTCCGGGATGATGGTGACGGCGAACAAGCTGGTGCCGGGCCAGGAGGCCATCGACTTCAAGGGGTACTTCAAGGTCGAGTCCTTCCCGCACAACTCGACCATCTACCGCCCCGGCGACACGTCGGACCGCGTGTACCTGCTGAAGTCCGGCCGCGTGCGCCTGATGCGCATCGGCAAGAACAGCACCCGCTCGGTGGTGTCCATCCTGCGCCCGGGCGACCTGTTCGGCGAGCTGTTCCGCCCCGAGGGCACGCCCATCGAGGAGATGGCCGTGGCGGCGGGCGAGGCGGAGGTGTGGAGCATCGAGGGCCGTGACTTCCGCGCCCAGCTGGAGGCCCGTCCGGCCCTGGCGGTGGACGTGGTGCGCGCCTACGCGGACCGCGTGCGGTCGCTGCGCAAGCGCGTGCTGGGCCTGACCTTCAAGGAAGTGCCGGCCCGGCTGGCGGACACCCTGCTCACGCTGGTCGAGGCGCACGGCGAGCGCTGCCCGCACGGCGGTGAGACGGACCTGCGCGGCATCACCCAGCAGGACCTGGCGGACCTGGTGGGCGCATCGCGCTCCTTCGTGTCCACGCTCATCAACGAGATGAAGCGCGAGGGCGTGCTGGGCAACGTCGGCCGCATCCTCTGCGTGCGTGACCAGAAGGCCCTGCGCAAGCTGGCCTCCAAGGAGAAGTAG
- a CDS encoding sensor histidine kinase, with product MNAQLLQAAQLAWSPHLRVTRADGDCAQVLRREAKSLVGMPLHSALGVTQERARELDARARENRRAVEFVTVSAGGASGGPPPSHLRLMLGMDGEEAAAGVLDLGAVLEGAPPVQISKLSSSLSHEIRNPLSSVKMAVQTLARNTGLSDRDKRRLTIANREIRTMERMLWLLSEYGRESAANLDAHPLRSVVQEATAMVAPELAERRIEVEVKEEGDLPRVRVDPNRLRPVLAQVLLNVAMGLPEEGRVQVTLRQAAPGHVSLILDDPAAALPPEERGTLFDPFGSRLARGAGLSLAALRRVMTGVGGDVAAQGSAEPGMVFTLTFAA from the coding sequence ATGAACGCCCAACTTCTGCAAGCCGCTCAGCTCGCCTGGTCTCCCCACCTCCGGGTGACACGCGCCGATGGCGACTGCGCCCAGGTGCTGCGCCGCGAGGCGAAGAGCCTGGTGGGCATGCCCCTGCACTCGGCGCTCGGCGTCACCCAGGAGCGCGCCCGCGAGCTGGACGCCCGCGCCCGCGAGAACCGCCGCGCGGTGGAGTTCGTCACCGTGTCCGCCGGAGGAGCCTCCGGCGGCCCGCCCCCCTCCCACCTGCGCCTCATGCTGGGCATGGACGGCGAGGAGGCCGCCGCGGGCGTGCTCGACCTGGGCGCCGTCCTGGAGGGCGCACCGCCCGTGCAGATCTCCAAGCTGTCGTCGTCGCTCAGCCATGAGATCCGCAACCCGCTCTCCTCCGTGAAGATGGCCGTGCAGACCCTGGCCCGGAACACCGGCCTGTCGGACCGGGACAAGCGGCGGCTCACCATCGCGAACCGGGAGATCCGCACCATGGAGCGCATGCTCTGGCTGCTCTCCGAGTACGGCCGGGAGAGCGCCGCGAACCTGGACGCCCACCCCCTGCGCTCGGTCGTCCAGGAGGCGACCGCCATGGTCGCGCCCGAACTCGCCGAGCGCCGCATCGAGGTGGAGGTGAAAGAAGAAGGGGACCTGCCCCGCGTGCGGGTGGATCCCAACCGGTTGAGGCCCGTGCTCGCCCAGGTCCTGCTCAACGTCGCCATGGGCCTCCCCGAGGAAGGCCGCGTCCAGGTGACGCTGCGTCAGGCCGCCCCGGGCCACGTGAGCCTCATCCTGGATGATCCCGCGGCGGCCCTGCCTCCCGAGGAGCGCGGCACGCTGTTCGATCCCTTCGGCTCGCGGCTGGCGCGAGGCGCGGGGTTGTCCCTGGCCGCCCTGCGGCGGGTGATGACGGGCGTGGGGGGCGACGTGGCCGCCCAGGGGAGCGCGGAGCCGGGGATGGTGTTCACGCTGACGTTCGCCGCCTGA
- a CDS encoding sigma-54-dependent transcriptional regulator: METLLIVDDDVSLLETLTMHFEEIEQDGQPRYQVVTATSAAAGLKAAQENMPSVVILDMMLPDRTGLEIIEEMKGLCGDARIILVTAYHDMETTIRAMKAGAFDYIHKPFPDPAALDLVVERALEYRQLSRRADEVHRENAVVRLGDIVGTSSSMQQLVKEIGKVTGSTASVLITGESGTGKELIARVIHNYSYDEARPFIGINCSAIVDTLLESELFGHEKGAFTGAVAGKPGKFELAEDGTVFLDEIGDMSLMLQAKLLRVLQEREFERVGGVKRVKLRARVIAATHRNLAEEVAQGRFREDLYQRLKVITLFIPPLRERREDISLLVKHLLERINEKVHKRVTRVPHEVMERLTLLPWRGNVRELENVLTRAVVLAPGDVLRGDDLPALEAAPPGPTDGSRAPGAASAMFAAPAVDDVSLIPTLEEAERQLIARAMAATKGHKGRTCQILGISRPTLERKLQKFGLAQGHGPQVHPYPVKDAS, encoded by the coding sequence ATGGAGACCCTCCTCATCGTCGACGATGACGTGTCGCTGCTCGAAACCCTCACGATGCACTTCGAGGAGATCGAGCAGGACGGGCAGCCGCGCTACCAGGTCGTGACCGCGACCAGCGCCGCCGCGGGCCTCAAGGCCGCCCAGGAGAACATGCCCAGCGTCGTCATCCTGGACATGATGCTGCCGGACCGGACGGGGCTGGAGATCATCGAGGAGATGAAGGGCCTGTGCGGCGACGCGCGCATCATCCTCGTCACCGCCTACCACGACATGGAGACGACCATCCGGGCCATGAAGGCCGGTGCGTTCGACTACATCCACAAGCCCTTCCCCGACCCGGCCGCCCTGGACCTCGTCGTGGAGCGCGCCCTGGAGTACCGGCAGCTCTCCCGCCGCGCGGACGAGGTCCACCGCGAGAACGCCGTCGTCCGCCTGGGCGACATCGTGGGCACCAGCTCCTCCATGCAGCAGCTGGTCAAGGAGATTGGCAAGGTGACGGGCAGCACCGCCAGCGTGCTCATCACCGGCGAGAGCGGCACGGGCAAGGAGCTCATCGCCCGCGTCATCCACAACTACTCCTACGACGAAGCCCGCCCCTTCATCGGCATCAACTGCTCCGCCATCGTGGACACGCTCCTGGAGAGCGAGCTGTTCGGCCACGAGAAGGGCGCCTTCACCGGCGCCGTCGCCGGCAAGCCCGGCAAGTTCGAGCTGGCCGAGGACGGCACCGTGTTCCTGGATGAGATTGGCGACATGTCGCTGATGCTCCAGGCGAAGCTGCTGCGCGTGCTCCAGGAGCGCGAGTTCGAGCGCGTGGGCGGCGTCAAGCGCGTGAAGCTCCGCGCGCGCGTCATCGCCGCCACCCACCGCAACCTCGCCGAAGAGGTCGCGCAGGGCCGCTTCCGCGAGGACCTCTACCAGCGCCTCAAGGTCATCACCCTCTTCATCCCGCCCCTGCGCGAGCGCCGTGAAGACATCTCCCTGCTCGTGAAGCACCTCCTGGAGCGCATCAACGAGAAGGTGCACAAGCGCGTCACCCGCGTGCCCCACGAGGTCATGGAGCGGCTCACGCTGCTGCCCTGGCGCGGCAACGTGCGCGAGCTGGAGAACGTCCTCACCCGCGCCGTGGTGCTCGCGCCCGGCGACGTGCTCCGGGGCGACGACCTGCCCGCCCTGGAAGCCGCCCCTCCCGGCCCAACGGATGGCTCCCGCGCGCCCGGCGCCGCCAGCGCCATGTTCGCCGCGCCCGCCGTGGACGATGTGAGCCTCATCCCCACCCTGGAAGAAGCCGAACGGCAGCTCATCGCCCGGGCCATGGCCGCGACCAAGGGCCACAAAGGTCGAACGTGTCAGATTCTGGGAATCAGCCGTCCGACCCTTGAACGAAAGCTTCAAAAGTTCGGTCTCGCACAGGGGCATGGTCCACAGGTTCACCCTTATCCGGTGAAGGATGCTTCCTGA